AAACTTGTTGAGGCCCTGTGTGGTTTCAAGAAGACCATTCAAACGTTAGACGACAGAACGCTCATCATCAGCTCACAGTCAGGTAACTGAGTGGGATCATATGGTCTTCAGTGCTCTTTTTTTGTAGACAGTACTTAAATTTCAGATTTCATAAACATCTGACTTTTTGTCAACAGGTGAAGTAATAAAGCACGGTGACATCAAATGTGTTCAGAATGAGGGCATGCCAATTCACAGAAATCCTTACGAAAAGGGACAACTCATCATTCACTTCGAGGTAACGGCAAAGGCAAAACATTTACCCAGCGTGTCACACTCTAGAGTTAAACCTCTTTATCAGATACTTTGTTGCAGAGCAATTTAGCTCATTGTAATTTATCCCACAGGTGGAATTCCCAGACAAACACTGGCTCCCAGAGCATCTCATGTTCCAGCTGGAAAGACTGCTTCCTCCCAGAGAGGATGTAATGATTACTGATGACATGGAGGAGGTGGATCTCTGTGAGGTGGATGTGCAGGCACAAGAGAGAAACTACAGCAGGGAGGTTTATGAGGAAGACGACGAGGGTCCCAGAGGTGGAGTGCAATGTCAGACACAGTGATCAgtctttgattttaaaaaatattgtagagcatgtgtctttttgttgtcgttttgattttttctttttctgctggGACACAAATATGCAAGTGGAGAATTCCCTTCTCATCGTGGTCACCAATTTatcaaaactgtatttttggGTTACTGTTCTATTTAATATCTGCGTCTTTTATATGTATGTTTCCTAAGAAATCTATGGCACAAatggtttcttttcatttagACTTGTATGCTTTCTGTGAAGGTAATTTCAGTCGTGACAAAAactgtttatttcatttctcaATAAATTCCCACAATGCCTCAACTTTTATAACAGCTTTCTTTATTGACTTGTAGAGATTTCACTTTTACAATCCCACAGATTTAAAAATTCTGTTAGTTTACAAATGTATCATAAAAGTTGAACATCTGGACAGTGACAGAACTTGTCAATGAGAATTAATGAAAAGATAAATGATCAAAAGAGCATGGCTTAATTACAGATGTGAAGTGTGCAATCCCTTTTTAATGTTGCTTCCTCCTAAAAGAACaacctgtaaaacaaaaattgaaatgGGTTAGACAGTGATGCTTCACTCTCCTGATTTTAAGAAAGTGCACTATAGACAaatgtatccagacacacctcttcataccattttggaaaatgctatgcctccaactttatggcaacagtttggggaaggcccttttctattccagcatgactgtgacccaCTGCataaagcaaagctccataaagacatggctgcatgagtttggtgtggaagaacttgactggcccacacagagccctgacctcaatcccataAAACACCTTTGGAAGTGGAATGGAATGgagcctgacctcactattgctctactgcatgaatgggcaaaaattcccacagaaacactccaaaatcttgtggaaagccttgtggaagctgtcacagctgcaaagctgtttatgcatttagaatggggggggggattggggcagccatggcctagaggttggcgaagcggcttgtgatcggagggtcactggttccATTCCCCCACCAggcgggcaggaaaaatttgggtgtggtggagttattaatgtgaaaaatgcccccccccccccttgagcaaggcacttaaccccccagtatgctccccgggcgcttgatgctgcccactgctcctgtgtttcactgcatgtaatttgctgggtgttgcatgtgtgtgttcaactaaggatgggtcaaatgcagaagacgaattcagtgtgtgtatgtaaaaatatatatactgtcaataaaactgattcttcttcttcttctagaaTGCAATAGCAATGAAGTCTCTGTTTGGTGTAATGGTAAGGTGacccaatacatttgtctatatagtgtatatagcATTACTGTAGATGTTTTACCCTCTGTCAGCCTGGCCTTTCCTCCTTTTGGCTGGCACAACACAGTAGAACATCCCACACAGAGAACCACTGTCTGTGCATGGCTAAACACCGTGGTTATCTTGTAACAGCCTGCAAAGACAGTATTcaattgtaaataaatgataCATCTAACATATATTCTCATGAATGCACttcactgaagtaaaaacactgcattaagCCTACTATGCATCAAAAAGAACTTAAGCTTATTCTGTTGACATACCTGGGCACTTCACATCCATAAAGTAAGAGTTAGGTGCCTGAacaagtcttttctttttatgccGTCTTCTTTCATGGTCAATAGTTGGGTGGAGGAGATCTTTAGCCAGCTAGaataaagggggaaaaaacgGTCAGGTGATATTTTCAAGTTAGTGCAACAGTGATTTTAAAGAATTAGCAGTTTGTCAAGCTAATTAAGGTGCAcaatcttcctctgctctcaccATTATTTATAGCCGTTTCAATACACAACAACACTGTGATACACAAGGTAAGTAGCAATTATTGTATGTGTTTGAGTCTACAGTCAACACAGCGAGTAAATCCAGATATTAACATTTTAGCAATATGATGGACGTTGGAAAAACATTATACCATAAATGCATACTGCAGTCTTTTTATATTTAAGTGTCGTTAGTTAAACTGTCTGTGCTTGAAAACTCCCTAAAAGAACCCGTAAGATGGGCCTTGtgcaacagagaaacacaggtaCTGACTATTTCACGGCCAGGAATGTCTCCGCTACAGCTTACGTCGTTATACGCATTTGATATCGCTGCGCTTCAGCAAGTAGTCGCCACCCG
This is a stretch of genomic DNA from Scatophagus argus isolate fScaArg1 chromosome 7, fScaArg1.pri, whole genome shotgun sequence. It encodes these proteins:
- the rps27l gene encoding 40S ribosomal protein S27-like — translated: MPLAKDLLHPTIDHERRRHKKKRLVQAPNSYFMDVKCPGCYKITTVFSHAQTVVLCVGCSTVLCQPKGGKARLTEGCSFRRKQH